Proteins co-encoded in one Marinobacter qingdaonensis genomic window:
- a CDS encoding hypoxanthine-guanine phosphoribosyltransferase — translation MTDTVADMNQVLAEADCLVNEQQVQAAIRNLGEAITDRLKDSNPLLFCVMNGGLILTGQLLTQLKFPVQAEYLHATRYRQETTGGILEWKLRPDVDMQGRTILIVDDILDEGTTLCAIADYCRAQGAAEVLTAVLVDKQHDRKAKPGLKADFTGLDVEDRFLFGFGMDYKGYWRNAPGIYAVKGL, via the coding sequence ATGACCGACACCGTCGCCGACATGAACCAGGTACTGGCCGAAGCCGACTGCCTGGTCAACGAACAGCAGGTGCAGGCCGCCATTCGTAACCTGGGCGAAGCCATCACCGACCGTCTGAAGGACAGCAATCCGCTGCTGTTCTGCGTCATGAATGGGGGGCTGATCCTGACCGGCCAGTTGCTGACCCAACTGAAATTCCCGGTCCAGGCCGAGTACCTGCACGCGACCCGGTATCGGCAGGAGACCACCGGCGGCATCCTGGAATGGAAGCTGCGGCCCGACGTCGACATGCAGGGGCGCACCATCCTGATTGTCGATGACATCCTCGATGAGGGCACCACCCTGTGCGCCATCGCCGACTACTGCCGTGCCCAGGGCGCCGCCGAGGTGCTGACCGCAGTGCTGGTCGACAAGCAGCACGACCGTAAGGCCAAGCCCGGCCTGAAAGCCGATTTCACCGGCCTGGACGTGGAAGACCGGTTCCTGTTCGGCTTCGGCATGGATTACAAGGGCTACTGGCGCAACGCGCCCGGGATCTATGCCGTCAAGGGACTCTGA
- a CDS encoding rubredoxin gives MKKWQCVVCGLIYDEAEGWPEDGIEPGTKWEDVPEDWVCPDCGVGKEDFEMIEIG, from the coding sequence ATGAAGAAATGGCAGTGTGTGGTGTGTGGCCTGATTTACGATGAGGCGGAAGGCTGGCCGGAAGACGGCATCGAGCCGGGCACCAAGTGGGAAGACGTACCGGAAGACTGGGTCTGTCCGGATTGCGGCGTCGGCAAGGAAGACTTCGAAATGATCGAGATTGGCTAA
- a CDS encoding NAD(P)/FAD-dependent oxidoreductase, whose product MTEQAPIVIVGTGLSGYSLAREMRKLDKDTPIVMVTADDGVSYSKPMLSTGFTKGKDADGLAQASTETMAEQLNIQLRTFATVTGIDPAAKALILGDERLAYSKLVLAWGADVIRLSLDGDGLEHVFSINDLMDYRAFRKALGGGKRVAIMGAGLIGCEFANDLRNGDYEVDVIAPSDAVMPGLLPRPAADAVQGELQNLGVRFHLETVVERVDQADQGVTLTLANGDTLAADLVISAVGLRPRIELAKAAGIATGRGITVNRALETSVPDVYALGDCAEVDGHVLLYVLPLMACARALAKTLAGERTEVSYGTMPVMIKTPCCPTAVCPPPADAEGEWQVEQVGSDVKALFQAPDGQVLGFAVTGRFAMEKQALAKEVPPLHD is encoded by the coding sequence ATGACTGAACAGGCCCCCATCGTTATCGTCGGCACCGGACTGTCCGGCTACTCGCTGGCGCGGGAAATGCGCAAGCTGGACAAGGACACGCCGATCGTCATGGTCACCGCCGACGACGGCGTCAGCTACTCCAAACCCATGCTCTCCACCGGTTTCACCAAGGGCAAGGACGCCGATGGCCTGGCCCAAGCGTCCACCGAAACCATGGCTGAGCAGCTCAACATCCAGCTGCGCACCTTCGCCACCGTGACCGGTATCGATCCGGCCGCCAAGGCACTGATCCTGGGCGACGAGCGGCTGGCTTACAGCAAGCTGGTGCTGGCCTGGGGCGCGGACGTGATTCGCCTGTCCCTGGACGGTGATGGCCTGGAGCATGTGTTCTCGATCAACGACCTGATGGACTACCGCGCGTTTCGCAAGGCCCTCGGCGGCGGCAAGCGGGTGGCCATCATGGGGGCCGGCCTGATCGGCTGCGAATTTGCCAATGACCTGCGTAACGGCGACTACGAGGTCGATGTGATCGCGCCCTCCGACGCGGTCATGCCCGGTCTGCTGCCGCGCCCGGCCGCCGACGCGGTGCAGGGCGAACTGCAGAACCTGGGCGTGCGTTTCCACCTGGAAACGGTGGTCGAGCGGGTCGATCAGGCCGATCAGGGCGTGACCCTGACCCTGGCCAATGGCGACACCCTGGCGGCCGACCTGGTGATCTCGGCGGTGGGTCTGCGGCCCCGGATCGAGCTGGCCAAGGCGGCGGGCATTGCCACCGGACGGGGCATCACCGTCAACCGCGCCCTGGAAACCTCGGTGCCCGACGTCTATGCCCTGGGCGATTGCGCCGAGGTGGACGGCCATGTCCTGCTCTACGTGCTGCCCCTGATGGCCTGCGCCCGGGCCCTGGCCAAGACCCTGGCCGGCGAGCGTACCGAAGTGAGCTACGGCACCATGCCGGTGATGATCAAGACGCCCTGCTGCCCGACCGCGGTCTGCCCGCCGCCCGCCGATGCCGAGGGTGAATGGCAGGTGGAGCAGGTCGGGTCCGACGTCAAGGCCCTGTTTCAGGCCCCGGACGGGCAGGTGCTCGGGTTTGCCGTGACCGGCCGGTTTGCCATGGAAAAACAGGCGCTGGCGAAAGAAGTGCCGCCCCTGCACGACTGA
- a CDS encoding acyl-CoA thioesterase: MLEVTKKLVDLLDLAPIGDDHFQGDSEDLGFPNVFGGQVLGQALMAASRTVEGRLCHSLHAYFLRPGNHSMPIDYEVQRVRDGGSFSVRRVIARQGGKEILTGSMSFQVAEQGFEHQLDMPKAPAPEDLKSEQEWGQLLAPQVPEKMRPSLLRDRPIEIRPVNPVNPLKPEVRPPHKQSWFRAQGQLPDDPVLHRCLLTYASDFHFLGTSLNPHGVTFMSKNMQVASLDHAIWFHRDFRMDEWLLYDKDSPSACAGRGFNRGNFFNRQGVLVASTTQEALIRQR, translated from the coding sequence ATGCTTGAGGTGACCAAGAAGCTGGTGGATCTGCTGGATCTGGCCCCCATCGGCGATGACCATTTCCAGGGCGACAGCGAAGACCTGGGCTTTCCCAACGTGTTTGGTGGCCAGGTCCTCGGGCAGGCCCTGATGGCGGCGAGCCGGACCGTCGAGGGCCGCCTGTGTCACTCCCTGCACGCCTATTTCCTGCGTCCGGGCAACCACAGCATGCCCATCGACTACGAGGTCCAGCGGGTTCGGGACGGTGGCAGCTTCTCCGTGCGCCGGGTCATCGCCCGCCAGGGCGGCAAGGAAATCCTGACCGGCTCCATGTCCTTCCAGGTGGCGGAGCAGGGCTTCGAGCATCAGCTGGACATGCCCAAGGCGCCGGCGCCTGAAGACCTGAAATCCGAGCAGGAATGGGGCCAGCTGCTGGCGCCCCAGGTGCCGGAGAAAATGCGGCCCTCGCTGCTGCGGGACCGCCCCATCGAGATTCGCCCGGTCAATCCGGTCAATCCCCTGAAGCCGGAGGTGCGCCCGCCCCACAAGCAGAGCTGGTTCCGCGCCCAGGGCCAGCTGCCGGACGACCCGGTGCTGCACCGTTGCCTGCTGACCTACGCCTCTGACTTTCACTTCCTGGGCACCTCGCTCAACCCCCACGGGGTCACCTTCATGAGCAAGAACATGCAGGTGGCGAGCTTGGACCACGCGATCTGGTTCCACCGGGACTTCCGCATGGACGAATGGCTGCTGTACGACAAGGACAGCCCCAGCGCCTGCGCCGGCCGTGGTTTCAATCGTGGTAATTTCTTCAATCGCCAGGGGGTGCTGGTCGCCTCCACGACCCAGGAAGCGCTGATCCGCCAGCGCTGA
- a CDS encoding EAL domain-containing protein, whose protein sequence is MAFAQLCWATEGYVSPQARYLTVPADDPVSPEQLLASNDWQSLEGESPNFGYIQERLWLRFPVPEQTDLNLLEIAYSHLNQIRFHLVENGQVTHTVTTGDDFPFQQRPILHRHFLFPFERQPTAEYEILLDVSTTGAMQVPLALWNDKSFFESSFIEDQIHAVYYGILITAIFFNLFVFVALRERVYLLYVLSTLGYLLLIGTLNGITFQVLWPTSPEIQNRAMLLSIPTALIFTLWFSQVFLNLGRSSVALNRVVLLAIALNALAALATFVTDYSIAIRLVVALSIPCSLLLTLIGPQQWLRGNRQAAYYTLAWGALTLGSAVTAANKYGLLPNNFVTVYGMQIGSALQAVLLAMALAVRIFQERQDKVEAREAELRAMAARRSAELKLMDHALHNPLTGLPNRSSFEMMLNDLMMRSPEKRLGITVIRLNNLDSVTKTLGHRNSDLILERAAKHYNAVIRELPGAIPAEQTDQRSYYLTSLDPQTFAFVVDASMAEAAARSVVKALEDVRFPVDYLGMQVPLDARLGVAVFPDHGTDANTLIRRAIIAEGSDRARERGMAYYKPSRDSFSADRLTIVSELRQALIDNRLALHLQPKVALASNEVVGLEALIRWPEKQDQLRPDEIVDLAEQTGLIKPLTRWVLEQTLVVRSRLLDHGWALNLSVNISPNNLREPDFPLYVQRLMSKLQKHQGTITFEVTETSMMQDPTNSLSALRLLNDTGIPISIDDFGSGYSSLSYIKQLPASEIKIDRSLISDLAARAEDRVIVQTTIDMCHSLGYRVVAEGVEDDITADLLRDMGCDMIQGYLLTPPLPFDELLGWLSQAGSERQQLG, encoded by the coding sequence TTGGCGTTCGCTCAGCTCTGCTGGGCGACCGAAGGCTATGTCAGTCCGCAGGCCCGCTACCTGACCGTACCGGCGGACGACCCGGTCAGTCCCGAGCAGTTGCTGGCCTCGAACGACTGGCAGAGCCTGGAAGGCGAGAGCCCCAATTTCGGCTACATCCAGGAGCGCCTGTGGCTCCGGTTTCCGGTGCCCGAGCAGACCGACCTGAACCTGCTCGAAATCGCCTATTCGCACCTGAACCAGATCCGCTTCCATCTCGTGGAGAACGGCCAGGTCACCCACACCGTCACCACCGGGGACGATTTCCCGTTCCAGCAGCGGCCGATCCTGCACCGGCATTTCCTGTTCCCGTTCGAGCGCCAGCCCACCGCCGAGTACGAAATCCTGCTGGACGTGAGCACCACCGGCGCCATGCAGGTGCCCCTGGCGCTCTGGAACGACAAGTCCTTTTTCGAGAGCTCCTTCATCGAGGACCAGATTCACGCGGTCTACTACGGCATCCTGATTACCGCGATCTTCTTCAACCTGTTCGTGTTTGTCGCCCTGCGCGAGCGGGTCTATCTGCTGTACGTGCTGTCGACCCTGGGCTACCTGCTGTTGATCGGCACCCTGAACGGCATTACTTTCCAGGTGCTCTGGCCCACCAGCCCCGAGATCCAGAACCGGGCCATGCTGCTGAGCATTCCCACGGCGCTGATCTTCACCCTCTGGTTCTCCCAGGTCTTCCTCAACCTGGGCCGCAGCAGCGTCGCGCTCAATCGGGTGGTCCTCCTGGCCATCGCCCTCAATGCCCTGGCGGCGCTGGCCACCTTCGTGACCGACTACAGCATCGCCATTCGCCTGGTGGTGGCCCTGTCCATTCCCTGTAGCCTGCTGCTGACCCTGATCGGGCCCCAGCAGTGGTTGCGGGGCAACCGCCAGGCCGCCTACTACACCCTGGCCTGGGGCGCGCTCACCCTGGGCAGCGCCGTCACCGCCGCCAACAAGTACGGCCTGCTGCCCAACAATTTCGTCACCGTCTATGGCATGCAGATCGGTTCGGCCCTGCAGGCCGTGCTGCTGGCCATGGCCCTGGCGGTCCGGATCTTCCAGGAGCGCCAGGACAAGGTCGAGGCCCGGGAGGCGGAGCTGCGCGCCATGGCGGCCCGCCGCTCGGCCGAACTCAAGCTCATGGATCACGCCCTGCACAATCCGCTGACCGGCCTGCCCAACCGCAGCAGTTTCGAGATGATGCTGAACGACCTGATGATGCGCAGCCCGGAAAAACGCCTGGGCATCACCGTGATCCGGCTCAACAACCTGGATTCGGTCACCAAGACCCTGGGCCATCGCAACAGCGACCTGATTCTGGAGCGGGCCGCCAAGCACTACAACGCGGTGATCCGGGAGCTGCCCGGCGCCATTCCCGCCGAGCAGACCGATCAGCGCAGCTATTACCTGACCTCCCTCGACCCGCAGACCTTTGCCTTCGTGGTCGACGCCAGCATGGCCGAAGCCGCCGCCCGCTCAGTGGTCAAGGCCCTGGAGGACGTCCGCTTTCCGGTGGATTACCTGGGCATGCAGGTGCCGCTGGATGCCCGGCTCGGCGTGGCCGTGTTCCCGGACCATGGCACCGATGCCAACACCCTGATCCGCCGCGCCATTATCGCCGAGGGCTCGGATCGGGCGCGGGAGCGGGGCATGGCCTACTACAAGCCGTCCCGGGACTCGTTCAGCGCCGACCGCCTGACCATCGTCTCCGAATTGCGCCAGGCTTTGATCGACAACCGTCTGGCCCTGCATCTGCAACCCAAGGTGGCGCTGGCCAGCAACGAGGTGGTGGGGCTGGAGGCACTGATCCGCTGGCCGGAGAAACAGGACCAGCTGCGCCCGGACGAGATCGTCGACCTGGCCGAGCAGACCGGCCTGATCAAACCCCTGACCCGCTGGGTCCTGGAGCAGACCCTGGTGGTCCGCAGTCGGCTGCTGGATCATGGCTGGGCGCTGAACCTGTCGGTGAACATTTCCCCCAACAACCTGCGCGAGCCGGATTTTCCGCTCTACGTCCAGCGCCTGATGAGCAAGTTGCAGAAGCACCAGGGCACGATCACCTTCGAGGTCACCGAAACCTCGATGATGCAAGACCCGACCAATTCCCTGAGCGCGCTGCGCCTGCTCAACGACACCGGCATCCCGATTTCCATCGACGACTTCGGCTCCGGCTACTCGTCGCTGTCCTACATCAAGCAGTTGCCCGCCAGCGAGATCAAGATCGACCGGTCACTGATTTCCGACCTGGCGGCCCGGGCGGAGGATCGGGTGATCGTCCAGACCACCATCGATATGTGCCACAGCCTGGGCTACCGGGTCGTGGCGGAAGGGGTGGAAGACGACATCACGGCGGATCTGTTGCGGGACATGGGCTGCGACATGATTCAGGGCTACCTGCTGACCCCGCCGCTGCCGTTTGACGAGTTGCTGGGCTGGCTCAGCCAGGCTGGCAGCGAGCGCCAGCAGCTGGGCTGA
- a CDS encoding flavodoxin: MTAIRILVGSVYGGALMTAREIKKTLDAEGHQVSVLENPALTDITDNDDALLVCTSTTGQGEVPANLLPFYADLRDQLPQQPGRPFGVIVLGDSSYGDTFCGAGELLEEALYETAARKIGDTLRIDALETTEPEAEALPWVRDWIQKL; the protein is encoded by the coding sequence ATGACCGCCATTCGCATTCTGGTGGGCAGCGTCTACGGTGGCGCGCTCATGACCGCCCGGGAAATCAAGAAGACCCTGGACGCCGAGGGCCATCAGGTTTCGGTGCTGGAAAATCCCGCCCTGACCGACATCACCGACAACGACGACGCGCTGCTGGTGTGCACCTCCACCACCGGCCAGGGCGAAGTCCCGGCCAACCTGCTGCCGTTCTACGCCGACCTGCGCGATCAATTGCCGCAACAGCCCGGCCGGCCGTTTGGCGTGATTGTGCTGGGCGACAGTTCCTACGGTGACACCTTCTGCGGCGCCGGCGAGCTGCTCGAGGAGGCGTTGTACGAGACCGCGGCCCGGAAAATCGGCGACACCCTGCGCATCGACGCCCTGGAAACCACCGAACCGGAAGCCGAAGCCCTGCCCTGGGTTCGGGACTGGATCCAGAAATTGTGA
- a CDS encoding GGDEF domain-containing protein → MTQQPSPNHLAASEREDAQVARLITWLSAMAIAFLIGIGSKAWFAGHPGHAWVLWGFAAVVMAEMAHYACTRNRTVQKAGLLLVVGSLFAYLIVSGGESNTGPLWFYVFPPLLFYLTSLKTGTAVLLFCYLMAVIVFQFPALPFVTAEYSTDFKIRFFATLSFESILCFTLEASRLKARNELVALAESHERAAKTDELTGLANRREMHNRLMAEFSRYQRAGHHFSIALIDLDLFKGINDRFGHDAGDQVLREFAATVQTIIRQTDVAARWGGEEFLLLLPDTSLLQALTLAERLRAEVAAMRFRFRGADLPVTISAGVCSIAKATSIDELLKQADVQLYSAKASGRNRIAPRVRTQNGTTTSA, encoded by the coding sequence ATGACTCAGCAGCCCTCTCCCAACCACCTGGCCGCCAGCGAGCGCGAAGACGCCCAGGTGGCGCGCCTGATCACCTGGCTTTCGGCCATGGCCATCGCGTTTCTGATCGGCATCGGCAGCAAGGCCTGGTTTGCCGGACATCCGGGCCATGCTTGGGTGCTGTGGGGCTTTGCCGCCGTGGTGATGGCGGAAATGGCCCATTACGCCTGCACCCGGAATCGCACGGTGCAGAAGGCCGGGCTGCTGCTGGTGGTGGGGTCCCTGTTTGCCTACCTGATCGTCTCGGGGGGCGAGAGCAACACCGGCCCCCTGTGGTTCTACGTATTCCCGCCTCTGCTGTTCTACCTGACCAGTCTGAAAACCGGCACCGCGGTGCTGCTGTTCTGTTACCTGATGGCGGTGATCGTGTTCCAGTTCCCGGCCCTGCCCTTCGTCACCGCCGAGTACAGCACCGACTTCAAGATCCGCTTCTTCGCCACCCTCAGTTTCGAGTCCATTCTCTGCTTCACCCTGGAGGCGAGCCGTCTCAAGGCCCGCAATGAGCTGGTGGCGCTGGCGGAAAGCCACGAACGGGCGGCCAAGACCGACGAACTGACCGGCCTGGCCAACCGTCGCGAGATGCACAACCGGCTGATGGCGGAATTCTCCCGCTACCAGCGCGCCGGGCACCACTTCTCCATTGCCCTGATCGACCTGGACCTGTTCAAGGGCATCAACGACCGCTTCGGCCACGACGCCGGCGATCAGGTGCTGCGGGAATTCGCCGCCACCGTGCAAACCATCATTCGCCAGACCGATGTCGCGGCCCGCTGGGGCGGCGAGGAATTCCTGCTGTTGCTGCCCGACACCTCGCTGTTGCAGGCCCTGACCCTGGCCGAACGCCTGCGCGCGGAGGTGGCCGCCATGCGCTTCCGGTTCCGGGGCGCCGACCTGCCGGTCACCATCAGCGCCGGGGTCTGCTCCATCGCCAAGGCCACCTCCATTGACGAACTGCTGAAGCAGGCCGACGTCCAGCTCTACAGCGCCAAGGCGTCTGGCCGCAACCGGATCGCCCCCCGGGTCCGGACCCAGAACGGCACCACCACCAGCGCTTGA